One part of the Bacteroidia bacterium genome encodes these proteins:
- a CDS encoding serine hydrolase domain-containing protein: MKSSISILLSFLFLGTISCQVPSVQEKDKLSRELEEIFQESKSVGAAILMTDSDSVVFQQYFGYADLASRRKVDAQSLFGIGSISKTFTTLAVLKLAEEGKFKLEDKVSDILPEISLRNEWKSSHPLRLYHLLEHTSGFDDMRPKDWAFPLSDDNFGLEEAIELTANSMIPRWKPGSRFAYSNVNYLLAGYIIDTYAEQGFDAFMRANVFSPMAMNESSLLKEELNPDHLAWSYGFNNKVNPFKHIIARPAGSVFSSSEEMGKFMRMMLNQPESFLSPASFSEMEKHHSIADFAGTHNGFRLGLRPTFHNGRLWLGHGGAYNNYKSVFYYNQDLDLGIFIVTNGPNSVNCLSRLEKQIFEHVAEHTASDEKQIAESLDNPHEFTGYYNFGSPRIQMLYPFGEFFTEGLTIKEKDGQLFISGNGKEEKALYSKGEGRFSFSSQGEGFDLIFPQEQPGVLYSSLGFYYEKKSHSALMLLAGSLIFSLLLALSSQLVFFIRMFYRVKANAKIFRSEYFLAGSSSLLFIGILCFLLSTTQANLHEPQFLSVILYLASLLVPFLAAAGLFFWVKDGKEMKRLNWSYQGILALALLFLSGYLYYWDMLGFAFWEY; the protein is encoded by the coding sequence ATGAAATCTTCGATTAGCATACTCCTGTCATTTCTTTTTCTTGGGACAATAAGTTGTCAAGTCCCAAGTGTGCAGGAAAAAGACAAGCTTAGCCGGGAACTGGAAGAGATATTTCAAGAAAGTAAAAGTGTGGGTGCGGCGATCCTTATGACAGATTCGGATTCGGTAGTCTTTCAACAATATTTTGGATATGCAGATTTAGCCTCCAGGAGAAAAGTGGATGCACAATCTCTATTTGGAATCGGCTCGATTAGCAAAACCTTTACGACCCTGGCGGTACTAAAATTGGCCGAGGAAGGAAAGTTTAAGTTGGAGGATAAAGTGAGTGATATTCTTCCGGAGATAAGCTTAAGAAACGAATGGAAATCGAGCCATCCCTTAAGGTTGTATCATTTGCTGGAGCATACTTCTGGTTTCGATGATATGCGACCCAAAGACTGGGCCTTTCCACTCAGCGATGATAATTTTGGCCTGGAAGAAGCAATAGAACTTACGGCAAATTCCATGATCCCGCGCTGGAAGCCCGGCAGTCGCTTCGCCTATTCTAATGTCAATTATTTATTGGCAGGCTATATCATCGATACGTATGCAGAGCAGGGATTCGATGCCTTTATGCGAGCGAATGTATTTTCTCCGATGGCGATGAATGAAAGTTCTTTATTGAAAGAAGAACTCAATCCTGATCATTTGGCCTGGTCTTATGGCTTCAATAATAAAGTCAATCCCTTCAAACACATCATTGCCCGACCTGCAGGTAGCGTTTTTAGTTCATCGGAGGAAATGGGAAAGTTTATGCGAATGATGCTGAATCAGCCCGAAAGTTTTCTGTCTCCCGCAAGTTTTTCTGAAATGGAAAAACACCACAGCATTGCTGATTTTGCCGGTACGCATAATGGATTTAGGCTCGGTTTACGACCCACTTTTCACAACGGAAGACTTTGGTTGGGACATGGTGGAGCCTACAATAATTACAAATCGGTTTTTTACTATAATCAGGATCTGGATTTGGGAATTTTCATTGTAACTAATGGCCCCAATTCTGTTAACTGCCTGAGCCGTCTGGAAAAGCAAATATTTGAGCATGTAGCTGAACATACTGCTTCAGACGAAAAGCAAATAGCTGAAAGCCTTGACAATCCACATGAATTTACGGGCTACTATAATTTTGGAAGCCCAAGGATTCAGATGTTATATCCTTTCGGAGAATTTTTCACAGAAGGATTAACAATCAAAGAAAAAGATGGCCAGCTTTTCATTTCCGGAAATGGGAAGGAGGAAAAAGCTTTGTATTCTAAAGGAGAAGGACGTTTTTCTTTTAGTTCACAAGGAGAAGGTTTTGATTTGATATTTCCTCAGGAGCAGCCCGGAGTATTGTATTCCAGTTTGGGCTTTTATTATGAGAAAAAATCTCACTCGGCTTTGATGCTTTTGGCGGGAAGCCTGATTTTCTCTCTCTTACTTGCCCTGTCCTCTCAATTGGTGTTTTTTATTCGGATGTTTTATCGGGTAAAAGCTAATGCAAAAATCTTCCGGAGTGAATATTTTCTGGCAGGTAGTTCCAGTCTTTTATTTATCGGAATCCTTTGTTTTCTCTTAAGTACAACTCAAGCCAATTTACATGAACCTCAGTTCCTAAGTGTAATTCTATATCTGGCGTCCCTCTTAGTCCCATTTCTTGCAGCGGCAGGTCTTTTCTTTTGGGTGAAAGATGGGAAAGAAATGAAAAGGCTAAATTGGAGTTATCAGGGAATACTGGCTTTGGCCCTGCTTTTCCTCTCAGGCTATCTCTATTATTGGGATATGCTGGGCTTTGCTTTTTGGGAGTATTAA
- a CDS encoding RNA polymerase sigma factor: MKTDLHIQFTKIFHEQRDKIYRLCKAMVYDYSYVDDVFQEAMSNVWRSLKSFKGNSSIDTWVYRIAINTCITFNNRQKRINAKKAEMQENYSPFVEEANEQLQELHLAIKRLNASDRSIIGLYLEDFSYKEIAEILGISTSNVGVRLNRIKQKISVIIHQKN, encoded by the coding sequence TTGAAAACAGATCTACACATACAATTCACTAAGATCTTTCACGAACAAAGAGATAAGATCTACCGTCTTTGCAAGGCTATGGTCTATGACTATAGTTATGTAGATGATGTTTTTCAGGAAGCCATGAGTAATGTATGGAGGAGTTTGAAAAGCTTTAAAGGTAATTCCAGCATTGATACCTGGGTTTACCGTATCGCAATTAATACCTGCATCACCTTCAACAATCGACAGAAAAGAATCAATGCAAAAAAAGCGGAGATGCAGGAGAATTACTCCCCATTTGTCGAGGAAGCAAACGAACAATTGCAGGAATTGCATTTGGCAATTAAACGCTTGAATGCCTCCGACAGATCGATCATAGGCTTGTACCTGGAAGACTTCTCTTATAAAGAGATTGCTGAAATCCTGGGCATCAGCACTTCCAATGTAGGGGTTCGCTTAAACCGGATCAAACAAAAGATATCGGTTATCATTCACCAAAAAAATTAA
- a CDS encoding RQC domain-containing protein — translation MKKQRNTKTQIHEEAVQILKTVLLLEKSFAPDYVQRIVTGDKRFPLRNINHEDLETFGSLEDVFFGRIIGVIEYLIKLEMLEVKDPQFGTISITEKGESWLTNPEKMEVDASEVKQAWYQFDLSLELRKVRKDLAEEMSCEPYELFTNYTLRQIVKHMPETMAELNQIAGMEEAEERVRLLIIAEIGRVMEKKALDDKTGIYTRANYPSHRKVRDLYQAGMAPDEIAKRRKVKLSTVEEYLSTLHRAGHVDLKPYIEETVDNKLLHKASKYFQQAENARLKEAHQVLGIEYDVLRKARTYAAEVWEAELSYAS, via the coding sequence ATGAAAAAGCAGAGAAACACGAAAACGCAGATCCATGAGGAGGCAGTACAAATTTTGAAAACCGTATTGCTATTGGAGAAATCATTTGCTCCTGATTATGTGCAGCGAATTGTTACAGGCGATAAACGCTTTCCTTTACGGAATATAAATCACGAGGACCTGGAGACTTTTGGAAGCCTGGAGGATGTATTTTTCGGTAGGATAATTGGAGTTATAGAGTATCTCATCAAGCTCGAAATGCTGGAAGTAAAGGACCCACAATTTGGTACTATCTCTATCACTGAAAAAGGAGAAAGTTGGTTGACTAATCCAGAAAAAATGGAAGTTGATGCTTCCGAGGTCAAACAAGCCTGGTACCAATTTGATCTCAGCCTTGAGCTTCGCAAAGTTCGCAAGGATTTGGCTGAAGAGATGAGCTGTGAACCCTATGAACTTTTTACCAATTATACCCTTCGTCAGATCGTAAAACATATGCCTGAAACCATGGCTGAACTAAATCAGATTGCAGGTATGGAAGAGGCCGAAGAGCGTGTGCGTTTGCTCATAATTGCTGAGATTGGTCGCGTCATGGAGAAGAAAGCCCTGGATGATAAAACCGGTATCTATACTCGTGCCAATTATCCGAGCCATCGCAAGGTGAGAGACTTATATCAGGCGGGAATGGCTCCAGATGAGATTGCAAAGCGCAGAAAGGTGAAACTTTCTACTGTAGAAGAGTACCTGAGTACTTTGCATCGTGCAGGTCATGTGGACTTGAAGCCTTATATCGAGGAAACGGTCGATAATAAACTACTCCATAAGGCCAGCAAATATTTCCAACAAGCTGAAAATGCAAGATTGAAGGAAGCCCATCAGGTTTTGGGGATTGAGTATGATGTGTTGCGGAAAGCCAGGACTTATGCCGCGGAGGTTTGGGAAGCAGAACTTTCCTACGCCTCTTAA
- a CDS encoding RQC domain-containing protein — translation MQLLLEALVNIKEEAHLILKTVVLLDQKYGINYITRILRASENFGFREENHRELETYGSMKAKHSERIRNLISYLLRNHFLQVTNSRYGSIGISRKGEEFLAYPSELIVKSSELRTSPYDKKLLLGLRQLRNTLARQEDKPPFRVFTDYTLARIIDDKPKDLQELKMIPGFGDYKANRFGPSIISVIEIIMKEKAQDDKNRFLKKVQAAAHQEVKALFESGVSLEEIAQRRSVQLHTVENYLSNLHKAGEIDLKPWIEDRLAGEDLEKGSMYFLNSPESSLKKAYEELGIDYDRLKLCKLYVSRVLVGRDEVKMAS, via the coding sequence ATGCAACTTTTACTGGAAGCACTGGTGAATATTAAAGAAGAAGCACATCTGATCTTGAAAACGGTGGTCCTGCTGGACCAGAAGTATGGGATCAATTATATCACGCGTATCCTGCGAGCCTCCGAGAACTTTGGATTCCGAGAAGAGAATCACAGAGAATTGGAAACCTATGGAAGCATGAAAGCTAAGCATAGTGAGCGCATTCGCAATCTGATCAGTTATTTGTTGCGGAACCACTTCTTGCAAGTGACAAATTCACGATATGGCTCGATTGGAATAAGCAGGAAAGGAGAAGAATTTCTTGCCTATCCCAGTGAGCTGATTGTGAAATCCAGCGAGCTCCGAACAAGTCCTTATGATAAAAAACTTCTGCTGGGACTTAGGCAGCTGAGAAATACCCTGGCGAGGCAGGAAGATAAACCTCCTTTCAGAGTTTTTACTGATTATACCCTGGCCAGAATTATAGATGATAAACCGAAAGACTTGCAGGAATTGAAAATGATTCCGGGCTTTGGAGACTATAAAGCAAATCGATTTGGCCCCTCTATAATTTCTGTCATAGAGATCATCATGAAGGAAAAAGCCCAGGATGATAAAAACCGTTTTCTCAAAAAAGTGCAAGCGGCTGCACATCAGGAAGTAAAAGCTCTTTTTGAATCAGGAGTGAGTTTAGAGGAAATCGCCCAAAGAAGATCCGTACAGTTGCATACAGTAGAGAACTACCTAAGCAATCTTCACAAAGCTGGAGAAATTGACCTGAAACCCTGGATTGAAGACCGATTGGCGGGAGAGGATTTGGAGAAAGGCAGTATGTATTTTCTGAATAGTCCCGAAAGCAGTCTTAAGAAAGCTTATGAAGAATTAGGGATCGACTATGATAGGCTCAAACTATGCAAGTTGTATGTCTCAAGAGTCCTTGTCGGCAGAGATGAGGTGAAGATGGCTTCATAG
- a CDS encoding T9SS type A sorting domain-containing protein, with protein MDDQDLIMFKAFFTTCFLAISIFAFAQERRSCDCFSTEISHAKDTLNSCRYYEFTVRNDGACLRGLSNFTMEIECGQASNIWSSLNSPIENNFQDPNNGLSGFKVDGIQGFGEDMIPDSFVVGFTFCPDDDYCADLQSYWEPIVAYKAGRCIIYDTLDLSYLPGFQPHTILAPNPSNGPMSFTFTTPGPGYAKLEILDLFGNILYTPMNGYFKRQQRLHPSFDTNQLQAGIYLYKVSTPYGSSTGRFIVE; from the coding sequence ATGGATGATCAAGATTTGATTATGTTCAAAGCGTTCTTTACCACCTGTTTCCTTGCCATTTCAATCTTTGCCTTTGCTCAAGAGAGAAGGAGTTGCGATTGTTTTAGTACAGAAATCTCTCACGCGAAAGATACTCTCAATTCCTGCCGTTATTATGAGTTTACTGTCCGTAATGATGGAGCTTGTCTTAGGGGCCTCTCCAATTTCACAATGGAAATAGAATGTGGACAAGCTTCAAATATCTGGAGTTCGCTGAACAGCCCGATAGAAAACAATTTTCAAGATCCCAATAATGGTCTCTCAGGTTTTAAAGTAGATGGGATACAGGGATTTGGAGAAGATATGATTCCAGATTCTTTTGTAGTAGGATTTACCTTTTGTCCGGATGATGATTATTGCGCAGACTTACAATCCTATTGGGAACCCATAGTAGCATACAAAGCCGGACGATGTATCATTTATGACACCCTGGACCTATCATATCTTCCCGGTTTTCAACCTCATACCATTCTTGCTCCCAATCCCAGCAATGGGCCTATGAGTTTTACGTTTACAACACCAGGGCCTGGATATGCAAAGCTTGAAATTCTGGACCTCTTTGGCAATATTCTTTATACGCCCATGAATGGGTATTTTAAGCGGCAACAAAGGCTGCATCCCAGTTTTGACACAAACCAACTGCAAGCGGGGATATACCTCTATAAAGTCAGTACACCTTATGGGAGTAGTACAGGGCGATTTATTGTGGAGTGA
- a CDS encoding CAP domain-containing protein: MKYTLLIITGLILLFACEEEAGFTPPPGQLSIFAQNMVKAHNEIRSQLGIENLEWDEDLALKAEAIFDLENCEIPENMEDLGQNGLFAFGLNTERQSVNLWANSVNAYDYDQDTCLLGRGSCDSYKQLVWANSKKLGCARGTCLDGSTFLWVCLYDPKGNIEGERPY, encoded by the coding sequence ATGAAATACACGCTACTTATTATTACCGGGCTTATCCTCCTTTTTGCATGCGAAGAAGAAGCGGGCTTTACCCCACCCCCGGGACAGCTTTCTATTTTTGCCCAAAATATGGTAAAAGCTCATAATGAAATTCGTTCTCAGCTGGGGATTGAAAATCTGGAATGGGACGAAGACCTGGCGCTAAAGGCTGAAGCAATCTTTGACCTGGAAAATTGTGAAATCCCCGAAAATATGGAGGATTTGGGTCAAAATGGTCTGTTTGCTTTTGGATTGAATACTGAAAGGCAAAGCGTTAACCTCTGGGCCAATTCCGTCAATGCCTATGATTACGATCAGGATACTTGTTTATTGGGGAGAGGTTCCTGTGATTCCTACAAACAGTTAGTCTGGGCCAATTCAAAAAAACTGGGATGTGCCAGGGGAACCTGTCTGGATGGAAGTACCTTTCTATGGGTTTGTCTCTATGACCCTAAAGGAAATATTGAGGGAGAAAGACCTTACTAA
- a CDS encoding DUF3037 domain-containing protein, with product MQDKQVYEYAFIRLVPRVEREEFLNVGVILFSKRKKYLEVKYHLDEARLMASFPDIDLEEVNNYLKAWELICEGSEAGGEIAKLDQAGRFRWLTATRSTIIQSSKVHPGLCAEPEKILEKLLQKYVLWES from the coding sequence ATGCAAGATAAGCAGGTATATGAATATGCATTCATCCGGCTTGTCCCAAGGGTTGAGCGGGAAGAATTCCTCAATGTGGGAGTTATCCTATTTAGCAAGCGAAAGAAGTATCTGGAGGTGAAATATCATTTAGATGAGGCACGCCTGATGGCCAGTTTCCCCGATATAGATCTGGAAGAGGTAAACAACTACCTGAAAGCCTGGGAATTGATCTGTGAAGGAAGTGAAGCAGGCGGGGAAATAGCGAAACTGGATCAGGCAGGTCGCTTCAGATGGTTGACGGCTACGAGGAGCACCATTATTCAGAGTTCCAAGGTACATCCGGGATTATGTGCTGAGCCGGAAAAAATTCTCGAAAAGCTTTTACAAAAGTATGTTCTTTGGGAAAGCTGA
- a CDS encoding HipA family kinase: MSKPEIRTVDVIRYVTPLREGGSLPAIVDADDDFPYVIKFRGAGQGKKALIAELIGGELARAMGLKVPELVFMNLDASFSKTEPDEEIQDLLRFSVGLNLGLHYLAGAITFDPLVSEADALSASKVVLLDALITNIDRTHRNTNMLIWNKELWLIDHGAALYFHHSWNNWEEHAKRGFAAVKDHVMLGIADALAEAEEEIRKQVSRETIADIVSVIPEEWLKEEADPLGPEEKRKAYVEFISTRLSQIDTFRIEAENAR, from the coding sequence ATGAGTAAGCCGGAGATCCGAACGGTGGATGTAATTCGATATGTAACTCCCTTACGGGAGGGAGGATCATTGCCTGCTATCGTAGATGCAGATGATGATTTTCCTTATGTGATAAAATTCAGAGGTGCAGGCCAGGGAAAGAAAGCCCTGATTGCAGAATTGATAGGGGGAGAGCTGGCCAGAGCAATGGGACTGAAAGTGCCTGAGTTGGTTTTTATGAACCTGGATGCTTCTTTCAGCAAAACGGAGCCAGATGAGGAGATTCAGGACCTGCTGCGCTTTAGTGTCGGCTTGAATCTTGGGCTGCATTATCTGGCGGGCGCGATTACCTTTGATCCGCTAGTCTCAGAAGCGGATGCATTGAGTGCTTCAAAAGTGGTTTTGCTTGATGCCCTTATCACCAATATTGATCGCACCCATCGCAATACCAATATGTTGATCTGGAATAAAGAGCTTTGGCTCATCGATCATGGAGCTGCCCTTTATTTTCACCATTCCTGGAACAATTGGGAGGAACATGCTAAACGGGGTTTTGCTGCAGTCAAAGATCATGTGATGCTGGGAATTGCGGACGCACTTGCAGAAGCTGAAGAAGAAATCCGTAAGCAGGTTAGCAGAGAAACCATAGCGGATATCGTTTCAGTGATTCCGGAAGAATGGTTGAAAGAAGAGGCTGATCCTTTGGGACCCGAAGAAAAGAGAAAAGCATATGTGGAATTTATTTCTACTCGACTTTCTCAAATAGACACCTTTAGAATAGAAGCTGAAAATGCAAGATAA
- a CDS encoding DUF6157 family protein — protein MHTTNYFNTFIEIAEDCPIDQGDVPPLKADKKTVANLQFEMLIDNPYTYTSDEVLFGVFAIRKEFQSYEMEEQRASYFSKGQPCFRSSPLTKRYGWGVHSNAEGKVAIFAADSEEYQHFLQDDSIKKVKAMRSKRVKK, from the coding sequence ATGCATACCACTAATTATTTCAACACCTTCATCGAGATTGCAGAAGATTGTCCCATCGATCAGGGAGATGTACCTCCACTAAAAGCTGATAAAAAGACCGTGGCAAATCTTCAATTTGAAATGCTCATTGACAATCCCTACACATACACTTCAGACGAAGTACTTTTTGGGGTCTTTGCTATTAGAAAGGAATTTCAATCCTACGAAATGGAAGAGCAAAGAGCTTCCTATTTCTCCAAAGGTCAGCCCTGCTTTCGAAGTTCTCCTCTCACCAAAAGATATGGCTGGGGCGTCCACAGCAATGCAGAAGGCAAGGTCGCCATTTTTGCTGCTGATTCTGAAGAATATCAGCATTTCCTCCAAGATGATTCAATCAAGAAAGTAAAAGCCATGCGTTCAAAGCGTGTGAAGAAATAA